A stretch of DNA from Drosophila virilis strain 15010-1051.87 chromosome 5, Dvir_AGI_RSII-ME, whole genome shotgun sequence:
ACCATACACGCATTGCAGCCAacaactgttgctgcggctCAATCGCCGGGCGGTCATGTGCACGTCACAAGCAGCTCAGCCCCGGCACCAGGcagcgttggcgttggcgtcggTGTCGGTGTCGGAGTCGGTGTGGGTGTATCGCCTTATGTGCCACAGAACTATTCAAGGGATCGGGCTGAGCAGCGTGCAACCATAACGCCAACGGGTCCGGGTCAGGTGGCTGCATCGGTGTCATCCACGGCTGGTTCTAACATTTCCGTTGGCCCACCGACGCCAAATTCATTAAGTGAGCTAAGTCCACACGCAGGGCCCGCTGCACAGCACAATCTACATCACATCCAGCAGGCGCATCAGTCCATATTGCTCGGCGAGACGACGGGCCAACAGAATCAGCCGGTGGAATTCAATCACGCCATAACCTATGTGAATAAAATCAAGGTAAGCAGCTAACTGAAATCCCTTACAATTAATCCTTATAATAATGCGAGATATCTTCTGTCCTCCGCAGAATCGATTCCAAAGCCAGCCGGCCAAGTACAAGAAATTCCTGGAAATACTGCACGCCTATCAAAAGGAGCAGAAGGTCATGAAGGAGGGCAGCACCGGCAGCGGCCTGAATCAGGGCAAGATGCTGACCGAACAGGAGGTCTACACGCAGGTGGCCAAGCTCTTTGGCCAGGACGAGGATCTGTTGCGTGAATTTGGACAATTTTTGCCGGATGCCACCAATCATCAATcctctgctgccgctgccgccgctgcacAATACATGTCCAAGTCGTCGTCGCTGCACAACGATCATcacaacaagcaacagcagcagcgcaccACAACGACGGCCACGTTAAGCGGCGGTGCACACATTAGCATGTCCACGGCCTCGCCATCGACGGTGCCCAACAGTGGCTCCCCCTTGCACCTGAGCAGCGGGGCGACGCTCTCGCAGATCGATAGCAGCAGCGCGCATGCGCATGCCGCTGCCATTGGCAATCTGTCGGCCGTCAATACCAGCGTCAGCATCAAGTCCTGCGCCGTGCAGCAGAATCACATTATCAGTGGCAGCATCTTTGAGAAGGAGTACCATGGACtgggacaacaacaacaacagcagcagcagcaacaacaactgcagcagcagcagcaacagcagcggcatcaGGGTCTGCCGCCGCCGCATCTACTCTCGAGCGGCACGCCGCCCAGTGGTCTGCGCGGCAGTGTGGTCGGCGTGGGCGCTGTGCTGGATCAGCGCAATAATCATCATGCGCAAAAGTATGTGGCCCAGCATCCGAACATGTCGCAGAAGAAGTCGCCCAGCTATGGCGGCATCTCCAGTCTGCAGCATCTGCCACATCTGAACGACAATTCGCTGGATCGCAATTCGCCAAATATTGCCAGCTATGTgacgccgccgcagcagctgcccgcccatccgcatccgcatcacAATGCGCACAATtcgagcagcagcggcggcaggcggcaggcagTGGATGAGCTGGGAGCCGCATCGGTATCCAGTGGTATGGGCAGCGCCAGTGTCGGCAGCGGACCGCCGCCGGCGAAACGACCAAAGCCCTATTGTCGGGACGTCAGCTTCTCGGAGGCGTCGCGCAAGTGCACCATCTCGGATGCGGCCTTCTTTGACAAGGTGCGCAAAGCGCTGCGCAGTCCCGAGGTCTACGACAATTTCTTGCGCTGCCTGACGCTCTTCAATCAGGAGATTGTGTCCAAAACGGAGCTGCTGGGACTTGTGTCGCCGTTCCTGATGAAGTTTCCGGATCTGTTGCGCTGGTTCACCGATTTTCTCGGTCCGCCCATGTCCGGCCAGGTGGGCGGCTCAGCCGGTGGTGCTGGCGGGCTCATCGATGGCCTGCCGCTAGCTGCAACCCAACGGCAGggtagcaacagcagctcgcATGAGCGGGCGAGCAGTCACCAGAGCACAGACTATGTTCAAGATGTGGACTTGTCGCTGTGCAAGCGTTTGGGCGCCTCCTACTGCGCCCTGCCGCAGTCCACGGTGCCGAAGAAGTGCAGCGGACGGACGGCTTTGTGCCGCGAGGTGCTCAACGATAAGTGGGTCTCGTTTCCGACCTGGGCCAGTGAGGATTCAACGTTTGTTACCTCGCGCAAAACCCAGTTCGAGGAGACCATCTACAGGTGAGTGTCGGATCCGTTTCTACTCTCTTTCTGCTCACTCCCCCACAACTGCATCCTTTGCACCTTGCACCCATCCTCACTTGTCTGTCCTTCACTTTCtgtttttcgtttctttttctgtttctgttctTTTCGTGAcggtttctgtttctgttctTTGGCTttcgtttatattttatgaattAACCAATCAACAAACGCTCTAAACAAAAGGAATATTCACAGAACGGAGGACGAGCGTTTCGAGCTGGATCTGGTGATCGAGGTGAACAGCGCCACGATACGTGTCCTGGAGAATGTACAAAAGAAAATGTCGCGCATGTCGCCCGAAGAGCTGGCCAAATATCATTTGGATGATCATCTGGGCGGCACGTCCCAAACGATCCACCAGCGGGCGATACATCGCATTTACGGCGACAAGTCCGGCGAGATAATCCAAGGCATGAAAAAGAATCCCTCCGTGGCGGTGCCCATAGTCCTCAAGCGGCTCAAGGTCAAGGAGGAGGAGTGGCGGGATGCACAAAAGGTTTgcgacaacatttttacatcATTTTATGCGATATTTCAACTCGGATTTCTTTTTGCAGAACTTCAATAAACAATGGCGCGAACAGAACGAGAAATATTATCTCAAGTCGCTGGACCATCAGGCAATCAATTTCAAGCCCAACGACATGAAGGCCCTGCGCTCCAAGAGTCTCTTCAATGAGATCGAGACGCTCTACGATGAGCGTCACGATCAGGACGATGATGCCATGGAGGCGACCGGGCCGCATCTGGTGCTGCCTTACAAGGATAAAACCATACTGGACGATGCGGCCAATCTGCTGATACATCATGTCAAGCGCCAGACGGGCATCCAGAAGCAGGAGAAGCAGAAAATCAAACAGATCATTCGACAATTTGTGCCTGACCTATTCTTTGCGCCCCGACAGCCGCTCAGCGACGATGAACGCGATGACGgtaagcagcaaaaacaagtCGCCCCCAAACTAGAAACATTCAGACAAACAAcacattaatttaattatattattaatttttttttttcgtatgcACATAATAGAGCTTTGCATGTTTTACACACAATTagtcatttattatttgtattatcgTATCGTAGAATTtacattcaattcaatttttaaaccAAAAAAGCACTTAAAAATTCAGGAATTTAGTCAATTCGGTAACTCTCcaagcgcagccaacttaactgCCTATTAAATTCTGGCAACCCTGAAATCTTGTGCTCATCTATTAACTGTTTTTTGCTAAGTTTGTTCCAAGTTAAACAGAAAAATGGCTTTAGAGCGTTGCCACTTTGTTGGTATTTGGGTTCACTTAGAGAATATTTACAAaagcgtttttatttttttaaatattcctaattaatttaaatattaaaaaaaaaaaaagttatcaatttatttaaattaatgaattaGCGTGGCGTAGCCAACCTAATAAAGTAATTAAGGAATTAGAAAGCCAAAAATTAGATAGCTCTGACaacagtttttaattaaaatcaattatttattaaagaaTAAATAACTGCAATTTGTAGAAATCATGAccctgtacacacacataagcacaaGCGTtccatatttatttgaatttcacacataatttgtttatatttaattaaaaaatattgattttttattgctactaacaattatttacatatccaatagatatatatatattaaacaaaaaactaacccagcatttaaaacataattaatgtatgtatttatttaaaaaaaaaaacaacaaaatcgaaacaAAAAGCCCAATTGTTAATTTCAAGTATTTTAACTTAGTGaatgtttttcgttttctttttctttttttcttctattcgcaaaaaaaaaaaaaaaacgtaaattTGAACTGAATTGAAATTGGCAAATCATTTACCGTTCGTTCgcaaacaaatttgcataaataatttgtaatttaatcaACCGTAATTTGAAATGCATAATTTTGTTGACTAACAAAACGCCCAACGACCAAATGGGCGGCCACAACGAACATCACCGACCCAACGTATACACTACGATCACCACAAACCACACAAAACaatccttgttgttgttgttgttgttgttgcacgccTTTCTCTATAGC
This window harbors:
- the Sin3A gene encoding paired amphipathic helix protein Sin3a isoform X6, whose amino-acid sequence is MMKRTRIDEVQFGTRTGPGPGGGGGAGVGANSATTSVGVNTAGGVTIGTVVPNAHSATISGIGSIHHRILTPQHGGAQTIAYLPSTTPTATNLKTTSSIVDSASTGAQTNVTGVGGPGAGGVVVSTGSAATQTLQYTTSYSVASIQAGGTLKASTTDGNAVQIHVTGGTPVAASAAGGGGGGSQTVSSSCQTGNIRQRTISGTQTNATSSSLTTTAQQTQPAAQLTTPPNGPGAAGAAAGAGAGNSTPPQGGQSAVGGGGSAAPRLKVEDALSYLDQVKYQYSDQPQIYNNFLDIMKEFKSHCIDTPGVIERVSTLFKGHTELIYGFNMFLPPGYKIEIHSDALGCSVPVVSMPSPPGAPSSTGTVHMIAAAGNSPLASSVNAHTTLKPLAQSQGPGGPGGAAAAAAAAVAQIQTAGAVNLMTHGGASLTQTTIHALQPTTVAAAQSPGGHVHVTSSSAPAPGSVGVGVGVGVGVGVGVSPYVPQNYSRDRAEQRATITPTGPGQVAASVSSTAGSNISVGPPTPNSLSELSPHAGPAAQHNLHHIQQAHQSILLGETTGQQNQPVEFNHAITYVNKIKNRFQSQPAKYKKFLEILHAYQKEQKVMKEGSTGSGLNQGKMLTEQEVYTQVAKLFGQDEDLLREFGQFLPDATNHQSSAAAAAAAQYMSKSSSLHNDHHNKQQQQRTTTTATLSGGAHISMSTASPSTVPNSGSPLHLSSGATLSQIDSSSAHAHAAAIGNLSAVNTSVSIKSCAVQQNHIISGSIFEKEYHGLGQQQQQQQQQQQLQQQQQQQRHQGLPPPHLLSSGTPPSGLRGSVVGVGAVLDQRNNHHAQKYVAQHPNMSQKKSPSYGGISSLQHLPHLNDNSLDRNSPNIASYVTPPQQLPAHPHPHHNAHNSSSSGGRRQAVDELGAASVSSGMGSASVGSGPPPAKRPKPYCRDVSFSEASRKCTISDAAFFDKVRKALRSPEVYDNFLRCLTLFNQEIVSKTELLGLVSPFLMKFPDLLRWFTDFLGPPMSGQVGGSAGGAGGLIDGLPLAATQRQGSNSSSHERASSHQSTDYVQDVDLSLCKRLGASYCALPQSTVPKKCSGRTALCREVLNDKWVSFPTWASEDSTFVTSRKTQFEETIYRTEDERFELDLVIEVNSATIRVLENVQKKMSRMSPEELAKYHLDDHLGGTSQTIHQRAIHRIYGDKSGEIIQGMKKNPSVAVPIVLKRLKVKEEEWRDAQKNFNKQWREQNEKYYLKSLDHQAINFKPNDMKALRSKSLFNEIETLYDERHDQDDDAMEATGPHLVLPYKDKTILDDAANLLIHHVKRQTGIQKQEKQKIKQIIRQFVPDLFFAPRQPLSDDERDDAFPFLVDDTKMEVDSPTSRAPKGVGSGGGGTLSESASPARSNASSSSSGGVGVGVASASGAPVTTAIKKEPEDTINKMLPATTATATAAAAAAAATADDATPSTSSAAAAAAAAATTTVDAKDKPDPDATHRTTGGGGGVGAEEASKTAATAASPRRSEEAAATTTSAAGAAGGNDVNVKQEQSEDCANPSMLPAHAQGQREDESYSLFFANNNWYLFLRLHAILCDRLHVMYERARLLAIEEERCRVNRRESTATALRLKPKPDVQVEDYYPTFLDMLKNVLDGNMDSNTFEDTMREMFGIYAYISFTLDKVVSNAVRQLQNCVTERAALDCVELYASEQRRNSTGGYCRDAHKSYERELGYQRKAESILNEENCFKVYIYKIDCRVTIELLDSEPEEVEKPAALKAQKFSKYVERLANPAMGAGGGSSSSSSNNNNSSSNNNNSNNNNNNNNSNQTASGNDNLVESSDIKTEEEEENAEVNSKA
- the Sin3A gene encoding paired amphipathic helix protein Sin3a isoform X4; its protein translation is MMKRTRIDEVQFGTRTGPGPGGGGGAGVGANSATTSVGVNTAGGVTIGTVVPNAHSATISGIGSIHHRILTPQHGGAQTIAYLPSTTPTATNLKTTSSIVDSASTGAQTNVTGVGGPGAGGVVVSTGSAATQTLQYTTSYSVASIQAGGTLKASTTDGNAVQIHVTGGTPVAASAAGGGGGGSQTVSSSCQTGNIRQRTISGTQTNATSSSLTTTAQQTQPAAQLTTPPNGPGAAGAAAGAGAGNSTPPQGGQSAVGGGGSAAPRLKVEDALSYLDQVKYQYSDQPQIYNNFLDIMKEFKSHCIDTPGVIERVSTLFKGHTELIYGFNMFLPPGYKIEIHSDALGCSVPVVSMPSPPGAPSSTGTVHMIAAAGNSPLASSVNAHTTLKPLAQSQGPGGPGGAAAAAAAAVAQIQTAGAVNLMTHGGASLTQTTIHALQPTTVAAAQSPGGHVHVTSSSAPAPGSVGVGVGVGVGVGVGVSPYVPQNYSRDRAEQRATITPTGPGQVAASVSSTAGSNISVGPPTPNSLSELSPHAGPAAQHNLHHIQQAHQSILLGETTGQQNQPVEFNHAITYVNKIKNRFQSQPAKYKKFLEILHAYQKEQKVMKEGSTGSGLNQGKMLTEQEVYTQVAKLFGQDEDLLREFGQFLPDATNHQSSAAAAAAAQYMSKSSSLHNDHHNKQQQQRTTTTATLSGGAHISMSTASPSTVPNSGSPLHLSSGATLSQIDSSSAHAHAAAIGNLSAVNTSVSIKSCAVQQNHIISGSIFEKEYHGLGQQQQQQQQQQQLQQQQQQQRHQGLPPPHLLSSGTPPSGLRGSVVGVGAVLDQRNNHHAQKYVAQHPNMSQKKSPSYGGISSLQHLPHLNDNSLDRNSPNIASYVTPPQQLPAHPHPHHNAHNSSSSGGRRQAVDELGAASVSSGMGSASVGSGPPPAKRPKPYCRDVSFSEASRKCTISDAAFFDKVRKALRSPEVYDNFLRCLTLFNQEIVSKTELLGLVSPFLMKFPDLLRWFTDFLGPPMSGQVGGSAGGAGGLIDGLPLAATQRQGSNSSSHERASSHQSTDYVQDVDLSLCKRLGASYCALPQSTVPKKCSGRTALCREVLNDKWVSFPTWASEDSTFVTSRKTQFEETIYRNIHRTEDERFELDLVIEVNSATIRVLENVQKKMSRMSPEELAKYHLDDHLGGTSQTIHQRAIHRIYGDKSGEIIQGMKKNPSVAVPIVLKRLKVKEEEWRDAQKNFNKQWREQNEKYYLKSLDHQAINFKPNDMKALRSKSLFNEIETLYDERHDQDDDAMEATGPHLVLPYKDKTILDDAANLLIHHVKRQTGIQKQEKQKIKQIIRQFVPDLFFAPRQPLSDDERDDAFPFLVDDTKMEVDSPTSRAPKGVGSGGGGTLSESASPARSNASSSSSGGVGVGVASASGAPVTTAIKKEPEDTINKMLPATTATATAAAAAAAATADDATPSTSSAAAAAAAAATTTVDAKDKPDPDATHRTTGGGGGVGAEEASKTAATAASPRRSEEAAATTTSAAGAAGGNDVNVKQEQSEDCANPSMLPAHAQGQREDESYSLFFANNNWYLFLRLHAILCDRLHVMYERARLLAIEEERCRVNRRESTATALRLKPKPDVQVEDYYPTFLDMLKNVLDGNMDSNTFEDTMREMFGIYAYISFTLDKVVSNAVRQLQNCVTERAALDCVELYASEQRRNSTGGYCRDAHKSYERELGYQRKAESILNEENCFKVYIYKIDCRVTIELLDSEPEEVEKPAALKAQKFSKYVERLANPAMGAGGGSSSSSSNNNNSSSNNNNSNNNNNNNNSNQTASGNDNLVESSDIKTEEEEENAEVNSKA
- the Sin3A gene encoding paired amphipathic helix protein Sin3a isoform X5; protein product: MMKRTRIDEVQFGTRTGPGPGGGGGAGVGANSATTSVGVNTAGGVTIGTVVPNAHSATISGIGSIHHRILTPQHGGAQTIAYLPSTTPTATNLKTTSSIVDSASTGAQTNVTGVGGPGAGGVVVSTGSAATQTLQYTTSYSVASIQAGGTLKASTTDGNAVQIHVTGGTPVAASAAGGGGGGSQTVSSSCQTGNIRQRTISGTQTNATSSSLTTTAQQTQPAAQLTTPPNGPGAAGAAAGAGAGNSTPPQGGQSAVGGGGSAAPRLKVEDALSYLDQVKYQYSDQPQIYNNFLDIMKEFKSHCIDTPGVIERVSTLFKGHTELIYGFNMFLPPGYKIEIHSDALGCSVPVVSMPSPPGAPSSTGTVHMIAAAGNSPLASSVNAHTTLKPLAQSQGPGGPGGAAAAAAAAVAQIQTAGAVNLMTHGGASLTQTTIHALQPTTVAAAQSPGGHVHVTSSSAPAPGSVGVGVGVGVGVGVGVSPYVPQNYSRDRAEQRATITPTGPGQVAASVSSTAGSNISVGPPTPNSLSELSPHAGPAAQHNLHHIQQAHQSILLGETTGQQNQPVEFNHAITYVNKIKNRFQSQPAKYKKFLEILHAYQKEQKVMKEGSTGSGLNQGKMLTEQEVYTQVAKLFGQDEDLLREFGQFLPDATNHQSSAAAAAAAQYMSKSSSLHNDHHNKQQQQRTTTTATLSGGAHISMSTASPSTVPNSGSPLHLSSGATLSQIDSSSAHAHAAAIGNLSAVNTSVSIKSCAVQQNHIISGSIFEKEYHGLGQQQQQQQQQQQLQQQQQQQRHQGLPPPHLLSSGTPPSGLRGSVVGVGAVLDQRNNHHAQKYVAQHPNMSQKKSPSYGGISSLQHLPHLNDNSLDRNSPNIASYVTPPQQLPAHPHPHHNAHNSSSSGGRRQAVDELGAASVSSGMGSASVGSGPPPAKRPKPYCRDVSFSEASRKCTISDAAFFDKVRKALRSPEVYDNFLRCLTLFNQEIVSKTELLGLVSPFLMKFPDLLRWFTDFLGPPMSGQVGGSAGGAGGLIDGLPLAATQRQGSNSSSHERASSHQSTDYVQDVDLSLCKRLGASYCALPQSTVPKKCSGRTALCREVLNDKWVSFPTWASEDSTFVTSRKTQFEETIYRNIHRTEDERFELDLVIEVNSATIRVLENVQKKMSRMSPEELAKYHLDDHLGGTSQTIHQRAIHRIYGDKSGEIIQGMKKNPSVAVPIVLKRLKVKEEEWRDAQKNFNKQWREQNEKYYLKSLDHQAINFKPNDMKALRSKSLFNEIETLYDERHDQDDDAMEATGPHLVLPYKDKTILDDAANLLIHHVKRQTGIQKQEKQKIKQIIRQFVPDLFFAPRQPLSDDERDDAFPFLVDDTKMEVDSPTSRAPKGVGSGGGGTLSESASPARSNASSSSSGGVGVGVASASGAPVTTAIKKEPEDTINKMLPATTATATAAAAAAAATADDATPSTSSAAAAAAAAATTTVDAKDKPDPDATHRTTGGGGGVGAEEASKTAATAASPRRSEEAAATTTSAAGAAGGNDVNVKQEQSEDCANPSMLPAHAQGQREDESYSLFFANNNWYLFLRLHAILCDRLHVMYERARLLAIEEERCRVNRRESTATALRLKPKPDVQVEDYYPTFLDMLKNVLDGNMDSNTFEDTMREMFGIYAYISFTLDKVVSNAVRQLQNCVTERAALDCVELYASEQRRNSTGGYCRDAHKSYERELGYQRKAESILNEENCFKVYIYKIDCRVTIELLDSEPEEVEKPAALKAQKFSKYVERLANPAMGAGGGSSSSSSNNNNSSSNNNNSNNNNNNNNSNQTASGNDNLVESSDIKTEEEEENAEKENVH